Genomic window (Roseimicrobium gellanilyticum):
CGCCTCGCTGGACCTTTTTGCCATGATCTCCGAGCCCGCGGGCTGCCCCAATGCCTCCCTTGAGGCGATGGCCTCCGGCCTGCCTGTGGTCGCCACGGACGTGGGTGGCGCTTCCGAGCAGGTCCTCAATGGAGCCACGGGCTTGCTCGTTCCGCCACGCAATGCCCGCGCCTTTGCCGCCGCCTTGGTGGACCTCGCCCGTTCCCCAGGCCTACGCGAATCCATGGGCCGCGCCGCACGTCTGCACGTGGAGGAGCACTTCTCCATGGAGCGCATGGTGGCGGCTTACCGAGCCCTCCTTTGGGATGGGCCGCAAGTGGGTGAAAGCGCGCTTGCCGCAGGGGCGTTCCCTGTGTTCTCCTCGTTGCATCCATGAACCGCCGCCATTTCCTTTCCTCCGCTGCCGCCGCGCTCGGCGCATCCGCCCTGCCCGCCATTGAACCCATCAATCGCAAGGGGAAATCGCGCATGATGCTGGGCCTCGCCGCCTACTCCTTCCGCGACAACATGAAGTGGATGAAGGGCAAGGAGAACACCAAGCTCAAGGCAGGCGGCCCCGCCTGGGACATCCTCGACTTCATCGACTACTGCGCGGACCAAGGCTGCCCCGGGGCCGAGCTCACCAGCTACTTCTTCCCGCCAGACTGCGATGAGAAGTACCTCCTCGAGGTGAAACGCCGTGCCTACCTGCGCGGCGTGAACATCACCGGTACTGCGGTAGGCAACACCTTCACCCATCCCAAGGGCGAAGCCCGCGACAAGGAGATAGCCTACGTGAAGGAGTGGATCGAGAAGTCCACCATCATGGGCGCTCCCCACATCCGCGTCTTCGCGGGCACCGTCCAGAAGGGCAGCACCCCGGAAGAGGCCGAGAAGAACTGCCAGGAATGCTACGATGAATGCCTCGCCTTCGCCGACAAGAAGGGTGTCTTCCTCGGCCTGGAAAATCACGGCGGCATCGTCGCCGAACCTGAGCCCCTCATCAAAATGGTGAGGGCGGCCAAGAGCCCCTGGGCTGGCATCAACTTCGACAGCGGCAACTTCCACACCGAAGACCCCTACGGCGACATGGCCAAGATCGCGCCCTATGCGGTGAACGTGCAGCTCAAGATGAAGGTAAAGCCCAAGGACTCCAAAGAGGGCGAACCTGTCGATACCGCTCGCGTGCTGAAGATACTCAAGGACGCCAACTATCAGGGTTGGTTCACTTTGGAATACGAGGAAAAGGAAGACCCGTTTGTGGCCGTGCCACGTATCCTCGCTGACCTGAAGCCGCAGCTTGCCTGAAGCTGACGAAGTTTTGTCCAATTCGCCGGGCAGATCACTGTATCTCTTGCCCGGCGACGCCTCGAACTCCCGCCCACCCACGTCCCTAGACAGCATCCATGGCCTCTCCCACCCCGACCATCCCGGAGCCACTCAAGTTCACCCGAACGCATTGGCTCATCTGCATCATCGCCAGCATTGGCTTTGCCTTCGACATTTATGAGCTGCTGATGCTGCCGCTCATCATCAAACCTGCGCTGGCTTCGCTGGGTGGGGTGAATGAGGCCGGAATACCGAATCTGCTGCCAGGCTCTCCGGAGTATGTGGAATGGGCACGCATGCTGTTCTTCGTTCCAGCGTTGGCGGGCGGCGTATTTGGCCTGCTCGGTGGTTACCTCACCGACCTTCTCGGACGTCGCCGCGTGCTGACATACAGCATCCTGCTGTACGCCATCTCGGCCTTTGCAGCGGGATACGCCACGAACCTGTACCAGCTTCTCTTCCTGCGCTGCCTTGTGTTCATTGGTGTGTGTGTGGAGTTTGTGGCGGCGGTGGCGTGGCTCGCAGAGCTTTTCCCAAATCCAAAGCAGCGTGAAAAGGTACTGGGCTACACGCAGGCGTTCTCCTCACTGGGTGGCTTCCTGGTGGCCTTCATGAATGGCTACGCCGCCGAACACGCGGGCACTTTCCCTGCGATTCATGGCGGTCATGAGGCTTGGCGCTACACGCTCATCTCCGGCGTGATTCCCGCGCTGCCACTGATTCTCATCCGCCCGTTCCTTCCCGAGTCCCCGGTGTGGCAGCGGAAACGCGAGGCTGGCCAGCTCAAGCGCCCCAGCATTCGTGCGCTGTTCAGTCCCGAGTTGCGGCGCACGACCATCGCCACGACCATCGTGTTTGCCGCGAGCTATGGTATCGCCTTTGGCGCCATCCAGCAGCTTCCCCAGATTCTCGGTGCTCCAGGCAAGGGACAGAAGGAAGTGCTGGCCATTGGCAAGGCTGCTCAGGACAAGGCCATCGCCGACGCGCAAGCCGCTGGAAAGCCTGCTCCTCCCGAAGGGAAATTGAAGCAGATCGGCGCCAACGCCATCGATGGCACCGTGGCTCACGTGACGAAGATCCAGGAAATGGGTGGTCTACTCGGTCGTTGCGCACTCGCGTTCCTTGCCGTGATCATTGTCGGTCGTCGCACCCTGCTGCGCATCTTCCAGATTCCCGCGCTCATCTTTGTGCCGCTGTACTTCTGGTGGGTCTCCAACAACCTC
Coding sequences:
- a CDS encoding MFS transporter, whose product is MASPTPTIPEPLKFTRTHWLICIIASIGFAFDIYELLMLPLIIKPALASLGGVNEAGIPNLLPGSPEYVEWARMLFFVPALAGGVFGLLGGYLTDLLGRRRVLTYSILLYAISAFAAGYATNLYQLLFLRCLVFIGVCVEFVAAVAWLAELFPNPKQREKVLGYTQAFSSLGGFLVAFMNGYAAEHAGTFPAIHGGHEAWRYTLISGVIPALPLILIRPFLPESPVWQRKREAGQLKRPSIRALFSPELRRTTIATTIVFAASYGIAFGAIQQLPQILGAPGKGQKEVLAIGKAAQDKAIADAQAAGKPAPPEGKLKQIGANAIDGTVAHVTKIQEMGGLLGRCALAFLAVIIVGRRTLLRIFQIPALIFVPLYFWWVSNNLTGDTLTMIQAGIFIAGFLTVAQFSFWGNYIPRVFPVHLRGTGESFAANIGGRVIGTAAAWITLTLAESKPPNPAKIALMGAFVAGGYALVGAILTQWLPEPKAEEEEH
- a CDS encoding sugar phosphate isomerase/epimerase family protein, encoding MNRRHFLSSAAAALGASALPAIEPINRKGKSRMMLGLAAYSFRDNMKWMKGKENTKLKAGGPAWDILDFIDYCADQGCPGAELTSYFFPPDCDEKYLLEVKRRAYLRGVNITGTAVGNTFTHPKGEARDKEIAYVKEWIEKSTIMGAPHIRVFAGTVQKGSTPEEAEKNCQECYDECLAFADKKGVFLGLENHGGIVAEPEPLIKMVRAAKSPWAGINFDSGNFHTEDPYGDMAKIAPYAVNVQLKMKVKPKDSKEGEPVDTARVLKILKDANYQGWFTLEYEEKEDPFVAVPRILADLKPQLA